The Pogona vitticeps strain Pit_001003342236 chromosome 3, PviZW2.1, whole genome shotgun sequence genome includes a window with the following:
- the SLC35G1 gene encoding solute carrier family 35 member G1 isoform X2 — protein MRIEVAGSLPGRAGRQFEGNGAAVFMVQGQDSGGEAAADVPLAVAAGEGGEERWEEEASLPGTQDGDEGARQEQPCLGYQVHDMEAADAPQSGDTSCSGCLRGSLPWRRAAPGAKKKSACPGLGLFYTLLSAFLFSVASLLLKKIEDVHSVEVSAFRCVFQMALVLPGLIYYKTGFLGPKAKRMFLFFRGLLGSSAMILLYYAFQVMPLADATVITFSSPVFTSLLAWIFLKEKYSPWDLLFTLFTITGVVLIARPPFLFGTEVTGIEGSYTDHLKGTIAAVTSAIAAASTIVILRKINQIQDFLLLLKAEVFFDWRVGASTTLMDIVKFT, from the exons ATGCGCATTGAAGTTGCCGGCTCTTTGCCGGGCAGAGCCGGCAGGCAGTTTGAAGGAAACGGAGCGGCGGTCTTCATGGTGCAGGGTCAGGACAGCGGCGGGGAAGCTGCTGCTGATGTTCCCCTTGCTGTGgcggcgggagaaggaggagaggagagatggGAAGAGGAAGCCTCTCTCCCTGGGACCCAGGACGGGGACGAAGGGGCCAGGCAGGAGCAACCCTGCCTAGGCTACCAGGTGCACGACATGGAAGCGGCGGACGCTCCTCAGTCTGGCGACACCTCCTGCTCCGGCTGCCTCCGCGGAAGTTTGCCGTGGAGACGCGCGGCGCCCG GAGCAAAGAAGAAAAGTGCCTGTCCAGGTCTCGGACTGTTCTATACGCTGTTgtctgcctttctcttttccgTGGCTTCTTTATTGCTGAAGAAAATTGAAGATGTACACTCGGTGGAAGTCAGTGCCTTTAGATGTGTTTTCCAAATGGCACTTGTTCTTCCTGGTTTAATATACTACAA AACAGGATTTTTGGGACCAAAAGCCAAaagaatgtttcttttcttccgaGGATTGCTTGGCTCTAGTGCAATGATTCTTCTTTACTATGCGTTCCAAGTGATGCCTCTTGCTGATGCTACAGTCATTACTTTCAGCAGTCCAGTTTTTACATCACTACTTGCTTGGATATTTCTCAAGGAGAAATACAGTCCTTGGGATCTTCTTTTCACCCTGTTTACAATCACTGGAGTGGTGCTTATCGCAAGACCACCTTTTTTATTTGGAACAGAAGTTACTGGAATTGAAGGAAGCTACACAGATCATCTTAAAGGGACAATAGCAGCTGTTACAAGTGCAATAGCCGCTGCTTCAACTATTGTTATACTACGAAAG ATCAATCAAATACAGGATTTCCTACTTCTTCTCAAAGCAG AGGTGTTTTTTGACTGGAGAGTGGGTGCATCTACAACCTTGATGGACATCGTAAAATTTACATAA
- the SLC35G1 gene encoding solute carrier family 35 member G1 isoform X3, with protein sequence MRIEVAGSLPGRAGRQFEGNGAAVFMVQGQDSGGEAAADVPLAVAAGEGGEERWEEEASLPGTQDGDEGARQEQPCLGYQVHDMEAADAPQSGDTSCSGCLRGSLPWRRAAPGAKKKSACPGLGLFYTLLSAFLFSVASLLLKKIEDVHSVEVSAFRCVFQMALVLPGLIYYKTGFLGPKAKRMFLFFRGLLGSSAMILLYYAFQVMPLADATVITFSSPVFTSLLAWIFLKEKYSPWDLLFTLFTITGVVLIARPPFLFGTEVTGIEGSYTDHLKGTIAAVTSAIAAASTIVILRKRCFLTGEWVHLQP encoded by the exons ATGCGCATTGAAGTTGCCGGCTCTTTGCCGGGCAGAGCCGGCAGGCAGTTTGAAGGAAACGGAGCGGCGGTCTTCATGGTGCAGGGTCAGGACAGCGGCGGGGAAGCTGCTGCTGATGTTCCCCTTGCTGTGgcggcgggagaaggaggagaggagagatggGAAGAGGAAGCCTCTCTCCCTGGGACCCAGGACGGGGACGAAGGGGCCAGGCAGGAGCAACCCTGCCTAGGCTACCAGGTGCACGACATGGAAGCGGCGGACGCTCCTCAGTCTGGCGACACCTCCTGCTCCGGCTGCCTCCGCGGAAGTTTGCCGTGGAGACGCGCGGCGCCCG GAGCAAAGAAGAAAAGTGCCTGTCCAGGTCTCGGACTGTTCTATACGCTGTTgtctgcctttctcttttccgTGGCTTCTTTATTGCTGAAGAAAATTGAAGATGTACACTCGGTGGAAGTCAGTGCCTTTAGATGTGTTTTCCAAATGGCACTTGTTCTTCCTGGTTTAATATACTACAA AACAGGATTTTTGGGACCAAAAGCCAAaagaatgtttcttttcttccgaGGATTGCTTGGCTCTAGTGCAATGATTCTTCTTTACTATGCGTTCCAAGTGATGCCTCTTGCTGATGCTACAGTCATTACTTTCAGCAGTCCAGTTTTTACATCACTACTTGCTTGGATATTTCTCAAGGAGAAATACAGTCCTTGGGATCTTCTTTTCACCCTGTTTACAATCACTGGAGTGGTGCTTATCGCAAGACCACCTTTTTTATTTGGAACAGAAGTTACTGGAATTGAAGGAAGCTACACAGATCATCTTAAAGGGACAATAGCAGCTGTTACAAGTGCAATAGCCGCTGCTTCAACTATTGTTATACTACGAAAG AGGTGTTTTTTGACTGGAGAGTGGGTGCATCTACAACCTTGA
- the SLC35G1 gene encoding solute carrier family 35 member G1 isoform X1: MRIEVAGSLPGRAGRQFEGNGAAVFMVQGQDSGGEAAADVPLAVAAGEGGEERWEEEASLPGTQDGDEGARQEQPCLGYQVHDMEAADAPQSGDTSCSGCLRGSLPWRRAAPGAKKKSACPGLGLFYTLLSAFLFSVASLLLKKIEDVHSVEVSAFRCVFQMALVLPGLIYYKTGFLGPKAKRMFLFFRGLLGSSAMILLYYAFQVMPLADATVITFSSPVFTSLLAWIFLKEKYSPWDLLFTLFTITGVVLIARPPFLFGTEVTGIEGSYTDHLKGTIAAVTSAIAAASTIVILRKVGKSVHYFLSIWYYAVIGLIVCIIALFVIDAWSLPNCGIDRFLLILIGVLGLGGQIFLTKALQIEKAGPVAIMRTMDVVFAFIFQIIFLNHLPTWWTVGGSLCVVASSSGTVLRKWHQNKKTTETEI; the protein is encoded by the exons ATGCGCATTGAAGTTGCCGGCTCTTTGCCGGGCAGAGCCGGCAGGCAGTTTGAAGGAAACGGAGCGGCGGTCTTCATGGTGCAGGGTCAGGACAGCGGCGGGGAAGCTGCTGCTGATGTTCCCCTTGCTGTGgcggcgggagaaggaggagaggagagatggGAAGAGGAAGCCTCTCTCCCTGGGACCCAGGACGGGGACGAAGGGGCCAGGCAGGAGCAACCCTGCCTAGGCTACCAGGTGCACGACATGGAAGCGGCGGACGCTCCTCAGTCTGGCGACACCTCCTGCTCCGGCTGCCTCCGCGGAAGTTTGCCGTGGAGACGCGCGGCGCCCG GAGCAAAGAAGAAAAGTGCCTGTCCAGGTCTCGGACTGTTCTATACGCTGTTgtctgcctttctcttttccgTGGCTTCTTTATTGCTGAAGAAAATTGAAGATGTACACTCGGTGGAAGTCAGTGCCTTTAGATGTGTTTTCCAAATGGCACTTGTTCTTCCTGGTTTAATATACTACAA AACAGGATTTTTGGGACCAAAAGCCAAaagaatgtttcttttcttccgaGGATTGCTTGGCTCTAGTGCAATGATTCTTCTTTACTATGCGTTCCAAGTGATGCCTCTTGCTGATGCTACAGTCATTACTTTCAGCAGTCCAGTTTTTACATCACTACTTGCTTGGATATTTCTCAAGGAGAAATACAGTCCTTGGGATCTTCTTTTCACCCTGTTTACAATCACTGGAGTGGTGCTTATCGCAAGACCACCTTTTTTATTTGGAACAGAAGTTACTGGAATTGAAGGAAGCTACACAGATCATCTTAAAGGGACAATAGCAGCTGTTACAAGTGCAATAGCCGCTGCTTCAACTATTGTTATACTACGAAAGGTGGGGAAATCAGTGCATTATTTTTTGTCTATTTGGTATTATGCAGTAATTGGACTAATAGTATGTATAATAGCACTTTTTGTAATAGATGCGTGGAGTTTACCCAACTGTGGTATAGATAGATTTCTCCTAATATTAATTGGAGTTTTGGGGCTGGGTGGTCAAATATTTCTTACTAAAGCATTGCAAATAGAGAAAGCAGGTCCTGTTGCTATAATGAGAACAATGGATGTggtgtttgcttttatttttcaaattatttttcttaatcATTTACCAACATGGTGGACAGTGGGAGGATCCCTTTGTGTTGTTGCCAGCAGCTCTGGCACAGTCCTTCGGAAAtggcatcaaaacaaaaaaactacagAAACTGAAATATAA